The following proteins are encoded in a genomic region of Desulfovibrio sp. TomC:
- the dut gene encoding dUTP diphosphatase, translating into MSGQTTVLHIKFLRESSRNNPPAVATPGSAGLDLRADLETESLTIGPGERAPVPTGIAIAVQTPGVAGFIYSRSGLGAKHGLTVAQGVGVIDPDYRGEIIVWLLNTSAEPRTVSRHERIAQLVLAPIVRPIVTPVDDLDDTSRGEGGFGHTGKV; encoded by the coding sequence GTGTCCGGCCAAACAACCGTCCTTCATATCAAATTTCTGCGGGAATCCAGCCGCAACAACCCGCCCGCCGTGGCCACCCCCGGCTCGGCCGGACTGGACCTTCGCGCCGACCTCGAAACCGAGTCCCTGACCATCGGCCCGGGCGAACGCGCCCCGGTCCCCACCGGCATCGCCATCGCCGTCCAGACCCCCGGCGTCGCCGGCTTCATCTACTCGCGCTCGGGCCTGGGAGCCAAACACGGCCTCACCGTGGCCCAGGGCGTCGGCGTCATCGACCCCGACTACCGGGGCGAAATCATCGTCTGGCTGCTCAACACCTCCGCCGAACCCCGCACCGTAAGCCGCCACGAACGCATCGCCCAACTCGTCCTGGCCCCCATCGTGCGGCCCATCGTCACCCCCGTCGACGACCTCGACGACACCAGCCGCGGCGAGGGCGGCTTCGGGCATACCGGGAAAGTGTAG
- a CDS encoding chemotaxis protein CheB: MSSDKSDIPAGNPQQPALDDAPEPAEAQPAPHFIIGIGASAGGFEALEQFFSAMPGDCGASFVVVQHLSPDHKSLMVELLSKHTPMRVCQAEENVPLVPNTIYLIPPKAVMTAASGHLHLAAREDRPVPNYPIDVFFNSLAENSGDKAVAIILSGTGSDGSRGIRAIKQEGGMVMVQDVDSAKFDGMPRNAIATGLADFIMPPSRMPEELLNYLRHPVVQDSLRAQTGLREDDDRLNQIYLALKQQTGVDFTLYKQSTVLRRVERRLSINHITGLSDYVAFLNQTPEEITALYNDLLIGVTNFFRDPEAFAALTTRVLPEIFKERRSTIRIWTTGCSTGEEPYSLAILMREYMEAAGEIRDVKIFATDIDKNALEFASNGLYPENIATDVSRERLQKFFMHRDDGYQIIKPIREMVIFAAHNIIKDPPFNKIDLLSCRNLLIYLQPVLQQKVMAFFNFALNENGFLFLGSSETVGGFANYFNLSDPKWKIYHSQGKHIPLDLEGFSITPPQPRIPGKPRLPGLRRRDDLESQTLEALFDELVARYLPPTVVVDENHEVVHVMGEVDRYLKLRPGRTSLDVAALLRQDLVIAVETGLNKVSRENTEVLYTDVRLEEDGTPLRLDLSIRPFATPGSGPRLYALTFREGEAPATEPLAEHFDLDAKARQRILDLEHELQYNKENLQATIEEVETTNEELQATNEELLSANEELQSTNEELQSVNEELITVNAEYQNKIQELTDLNNDVNNLLSSTNIGVLFLDRDLCVRKFTTAAKEEINLMDFDVGRPLSHISFNFDFDGLVDAAGRVLKTLTPFEAEVGSARGRRLFLRILPYVTVDNVIKGVVLTFVDVTGIKQAEEKVRTLSLAVEESQTARTQADQRCDFLAAVVDSSPDAVVGLDLAGTIISWNRAAVSLYGYEPAEALGRNVRMLVPEDARDQVHDTLARTGRGERVPPYTARRQRRDGSAFAARLTVTPVVSAAGTVVGATVTVRETTPDDAL, translated from the coding sequence ATGTCCAGCGATAAAAGCGATATTCCCGCCGGGAACCCGCAGCAGCCGGCTTTGGACGATGCTCCCGAGCCGGCCGAGGCGCAGCCCGCGCCCCATTTCATCATCGGCATCGGGGCCTCGGCCGGCGGGTTCGAAGCCTTGGAACAGTTTTTTTCCGCCATGCCCGGCGACTGCGGGGCCAGCTTCGTGGTGGTCCAACACCTCTCCCCGGACCACAAAAGCCTCATGGTGGAACTCTTGTCCAAGCATACCCCCATGCGGGTCTGCCAGGCCGAGGAAAACGTCCCGCTGGTCCCGAACACCATTTACCTGATCCCGCCCAAGGCCGTCATGACTGCGGCAAGCGGCCATCTGCATCTGGCTGCCCGGGAAGACCGACCCGTGCCCAACTATCCCATTGACGTCTTCTTCAACTCCCTGGCCGAGAACTCCGGCGACAAGGCCGTGGCCATCATCCTGTCCGGCACAGGCTCGGACGGGTCGCGGGGCATCCGGGCCATCAAGCAGGAAGGCGGCATGGTCATGGTCCAGGACGTGGACTCGGCCAAGTTCGACGGAATGCCGCGAAACGCCATCGCCACCGGGTTGGCCGACTTCATCATGCCCCCCTCCAGGATGCCGGAGGAACTGCTTAACTACCTGCGCCATCCCGTGGTCCAGGACTCGCTGCGCGCCCAGACCGGGCTGCGCGAGGACGACGACCGCCTGAACCAGATCTATCTGGCCCTCAAGCAGCAGACCGGGGTGGATTTCACCCTGTACAAGCAGTCCACGGTCCTGCGCCGGGTGGAGCGCCGGCTCAGCATCAATCACATCACCGGCCTGTCGGACTATGTGGCCTTCCTCAATCAGACGCCCGAGGAAATAACCGCCCTGTACAACGACCTGCTCATCGGCGTGACCAACTTCTTCCGCGACCCCGAAGCCTTTGCCGCCCTGACCACCCGGGTGCTGCCCGAAATATTCAAGGAACGGCGCAGCACCATCCGCATCTGGACCACGGGCTGCTCCACCGGCGAGGAACCCTATTCCCTGGCCATCCTGATGCGGGAATACATGGAGGCGGCAGGCGAAATCCGCGACGTCAAGATATTCGCCACGGACATCGACAAAAACGCCCTGGAATTTGCCAGCAACGGCCTCTACCCGGAAAATATCGCCACCGACGTCTCCCGGGAACGGCTGCAGAAATTTTTCATGCACCGCGACGACGGCTACCAGATCATCAAACCCATCCGGGAAATGGTCATCTTCGCGGCCCACAACATCATCAAGGACCCGCCCTTCAACAAGATCGATCTCCTAAGCTGCCGCAATCTGCTCATTTACCTGCAGCCGGTGCTGCAGCAAAAGGTCATGGCCTTTTTCAACTTCGCCTTAAACGAAAACGGCTTCCTCTTCCTCGGTTCGTCCGAGACCGTGGGCGGGTTTGCCAACTACTTCAACCTGTCTGATCCCAAATGGAAAATCTACCATTCCCAGGGCAAACATATCCCTCTTGATCTCGAAGGGTTCTCCATCACCCCGCCCCAGCCGCGCATCCCCGGCAAACCGCGTCTGCCCGGCTTGCGCCGACGCGACGACCTGGAAAGCCAGACCCTGGAAGCCCTGTTTGACGAGCTGGTGGCCCGCTACCTGCCGCCAACCGTGGTGGTCGATGAAAACCACGAGGTGGTCCACGTCATGGGCGAGGTGGACCGCTATCTCAAACTGCGCCCGGGCCGCACCAGCCTTGATGTGGCCGCGCTGTTGCGCCAGGATCTGGTCATTGCCGTGGAGACGGGCCTTAACAAGGTCTCCCGGGAAAACACCGAAGTGCTCTACACAGACGTGCGCCTGGAAGAGGACGGGACGCCGCTGCGCCTGGACCTGTCCATCCGCCCCTTTGCCACGCCCGGTTCCGGCCCGCGGCTTTATGCCCTGACCTTCCGGGAGGGCGAAGCTCCGGCGACAGAGCCTTTGGCCGAACACTTCGACCTCGACGCCAAGGCCAGACAGCGCATCCTCGATCTGGAGCACGAGCTTCAATACAATAAGGAAAACCTGCAGGCCACCATCGAAGAGGTGGAAACCACCAACGAGGAACTCCAGGCGACCAACGAGGAACTGCTCTCGGCCAACGAAGAGCTGCAATCCACCAACGAGGAGTTGCAGTCCGTCAACGAAGAACTCATCACCGTCAATGCCGAGTACCAAAACAAAATTCAGGAGCTGACCGACCTCAACAACGACGTCAACAACCTGCTTTCCTCCACCAACATCGGCGTGCTGTTTCTCGACCGCGACCTGTGCGTGCGCAAGTTCACCACTGCGGCCAAGGAGGAAATCAACCTCATGGATTTCGACGTCGGCCGGCCGCTTTCCCATATCTCGTTCAATTTCGACTTTGACGGGCTGGTCGATGCAGCCGGCCGGGTGCTCAAGACCCTGACGCCCTTCGAGGCCGAGGTGGGCAGCGCCCGGGGCCGGCGGCTGTTTTTGCGCATCCTGCCCTATGTCACGGTGGACAACGTCATAAAGGGCGTGGTTCTGACCTTTGTCGACGTCACCGGCATCAAGCAGGCCGAAGAGAAAGTCCGAACGCTCTCCCTGGCCGTGGAGGAAAGCCAGACTGCCCGGACCCAGGCTGACCAGCGCTGCGACTTCCTGGCCGCCGTGGTCGATTCCTCGCCCGACGCCGTGGTCGGCCTCGATCTGGCCGGGACCATTATCAGCTGGAACCGGGCCGCCGTTTCCCTGTACGGCTACGAACCAGCCGAGGCCCTCGGCCGCAATGTGCGCATGCTCGTGCCCGAGGACGCCCGGGACCAGGTGCACGATACCCTGGCCCGCACCGGCCGGGGCGAGCGTGTGCCTCCGTATACGGCCCGGCGGCAGCGCCGGGACGGCAGCGCCTTCGCCGCCCGGCTCACGGTCACCCCGGTTGTCTCGGCCGCCGGAACGGTGGTCGGAGCCACGGTCACGGTCCGGGAAACCACTCCGGACGACGCCCTGTAA
- a CDS encoding HAMP domain-containing methyl-accepting chemotaxis protein, protein MRMHMKNWKLGAKIGAGFGCLIFIAMALGLMGVLYMQHVESSSATLAKQYMPETDIANAIERSSLKTMFAMRGYSMSLEQRYRDQAKTEIEHARQALDQAQALSVKYPGLTRLKTDLPKIREAATTYFALADETEKNIHVLGEARKAMDVAAVEFVESATQLTNSQKKQFEDDINAEASHAALLERLAKLSAIDDLMDLGSEIRVLNFKAQATGDHALRQKALGLFAKADPILKQLDAVTTKAANKKELEDVRHALAQYKAAMTAFDQAMIALTELDGKRNKTADSVLAGAGEMAAAGMAHTKELSQEAVESLGTASMVMLGGLAAALVLCIAVAVSLTRAITRPVHASMDFADKVAGGNLDGELAVHQGDEIGRLADSLRAMVNNLKARIQEANERSAEAAAEAEKAQQAMAQAEEAQREALAQRDAMMTAAGTLQEVAQATASATEELSAQIEQASQGAGVQSQRAAETATAMEEMNSTVMEVARNASMAAGTADQAKAKAVTGKSVVNDVVSGIAQVQAHAQELQRDMKQLGERAKGIGAIMGVISDIADQTNLLALNAAIEAARAGEAGRGFAVVADEVRKLAEKTMSATREVGEAIVGIQQGTTDNVQNVRKTVDVIEQTTRLAGESGDALNEIVTLADTVASQIQSIATASEQQSATSEEINRSIEEINRISMESSDGMRQSAQAVTEVASQSGVLTQLIGEMRGEKTAAPARGRKRALSA, encoded by the coding sequence ATGAGGATGCATATGAAAAATTGGAAGCTTGGAGCGAAAATTGGTGCTGGTTTTGGCTGTCTTATCTTTATCGCCATGGCGCTAGGATTGATGGGCGTGTTGTACATGCAGCATGTAGAGTCTTCTTCTGCCACGCTTGCCAAACAATATATGCCTGAAACTGACATTGCGAATGCAATTGAACGTTCTTCCTTGAAAACCATGTTTGCCATGCGCGGCTATTCCATGAGCCTGGAACAGCGCTACCGCGACCAGGCCAAGACCGAAATTGAGCATGCGCGCCAAGCCCTGGATCAGGCCCAGGCGCTTTCCGTCAAATATCCCGGCCTGACCCGGCTCAAAACTGACCTGCCCAAAATCAGGGAAGCCGCCACCACGTATTTCGCCCTGGCCGACGAGACGGAAAAGAATATCCATGTCCTGGGCGAAGCCCGCAAGGCCATGGATGTCGCCGCTGTCGAATTCGTGGAGAGCGCCACGCAGCTTACCAACAGCCAGAAAAAGCAATTTGAAGATGATATTAACGCCGAAGCCAGTCATGCGGCCTTGTTGGAACGGCTCGCCAAACTGTCCGCCATCGATGACTTAATGGATTTGGGTTCTGAGATCCGGGTGCTCAATTTCAAAGCCCAGGCCACGGGTGACCATGCCTTGCGCCAGAAAGCCCTCGGCCTGTTCGCCAAGGCCGACCCCATCCTCAAGCAACTGGATGCCGTCACAACCAAAGCGGCCAACAAGAAGGAACTGGAGGACGTGCGCCATGCCTTGGCCCAGTACAAGGCGGCCATGACCGCTTTTGACCAAGCCATGATCGCTCTCACCGAACTTGACGGCAAGCGGAATAAGACTGCGGACAGCGTCCTGGCCGGAGCGGGGGAAATGGCTGCCGCCGGCATGGCGCACACGAAGGAATTGTCCCAGGAGGCCGTTGAGAGCCTTGGCACCGCCTCCATGGTCATGCTGGGCGGCCTGGCCGCGGCCTTGGTCCTGTGCATTGCCGTGGCCGTCTCCCTGACCCGGGCCATCACCCGGCCGGTCCATGCGAGCATGGATTTTGCCGACAAGGTGGCCGGCGGCAACCTCGACGGCGAACTGGCCGTGCACCAGGGAGACGAGATCGGTAGATTGGCCGACAGCCTGCGCGCCATGGTCAACAATCTCAAGGCGCGTATCCAGGAGGCCAACGAGCGGTCCGCCGAGGCGGCCGCCGAAGCCGAGAAAGCCCAACAAGCCATGGCCCAGGCCGAAGAGGCCCAGCGCGAGGCCCTGGCCCAGCGCGACGCCATGATGACCGCCGCCGGCACGCTCCAGGAAGTGGCCCAGGCCACGGCCTCGGCCACGGAAGAGTTGTCGGCCCAGATTGAACAGGCCAGCCAGGGGGCAGGCGTGCAGTCCCAGCGGGCAGCGGAAACCGCCACGGCCATGGAGGAGATGAACTCCACGGTCATGGAAGTGGCCCGAAACGCCAGTATGGCCGCCGGCACGGCCGATCAGGCCAAGGCCAAGGCGGTCACCGGGAAATCCGTCGTGAATGATGTCGTCAGCGGCATTGCCCAGGTGCAGGCCCATGCCCAGGAGTTGCAGCGCGACATGAAGCAGCTTGGCGAGCGGGCCAAGGGGATCGGGGCCATCATGGGAGTCATTTCCGATATTGCCGACCAGACCAATCTGCTGGCCTTAAACGCCGCCATTGAGGCCGCCCGGGCCGGCGAGGCCGGACGCGGCTTTGCCGTCGTGGCCGATGAGGTCCGCAAGCTGGCCGAAAAGACCATGAGCGCCACCCGCGAGGTCGGTGAAGCAATCGTCGGGATTCAGCAGGGGACCACGGACAACGTGCAAAACGTCCGCAAGACCGTGGACGTCATTGAGCAGACCACCCGATTGGCCGGCGAGTCCGGCGACGCGCTCAATGAGATCGTCACCCTGGCCGACACGGTGGCCAGCCAGATTCAGTCCATTGCCACGGCTTCCGAGCAGCAGTCGGCCACCAGCGAAGAGATCAACCGCAGCATCGAGGAGATCAACCGCATCTCCATGGAATCCTCGGACGGCATGCGCCAATCGGCCCAGGCTGTCACCGAAGTGGCCTCCCAGTCCGGCGTGCTGACCCAGCTCATCGGCGAAATGCGCGGCGAAAAGACGGCAGCCCCCGCCCGGGGCCGCAAGCGCGCCCTCTCGGCCTGA
- a CDS encoding valine--tRNA ligase, producing the protein MTSEALSKGYEPADVEARWIAYWQDEKTFTPDPDGPGEPYSIVIPPPNVTGALHMGHALNITIQDILCRYHRQKGRKVLWIPGTDHAGIATQNVVERSLAAEGSSREALGREAFIERVWKWREEYGDKILTQIRRLGASVDWSRERFTMDEGLSKAVREVFVRLYEEGLIYQGDYIINWCPRCHTALADLEVEYAPHIGKLYHIRYPVEGTDEFVTVATTRPETLLGDTAVAVHPEDERYTHVVGKFAILPLVGRRIPIIADAYVEREFGTGCLKVTPAHDMNDFELGRKHGLEAIAVQDEAGRINDNAPEKYRGMDRTVARKAVVEDLKELKLLDDIRDYEHNVGECYRCRTIIEPFVSKQWFVKTKPLATAARAAVEDGRTAILPDQWTKTYYDWLDNIRDWCVSRQIWWGHRIPAWTCDACGELIVSRETPTVCPACGGSLLTQDPDVLDTWFSSALWPFSTFGWPDNTKELRTFYPTSVLSTAFDILFFWVARMMMMGLHFMGEVPFKHVYIHALVRDAEGRKMSKSLGNGIDPLAMMERYGTDALRFTLAAFAAMGRDIKLAEDRIEGYRHFINKLWNATRFALMHVGEGAPDITPAEAAKAGLCHAMILSRLERLKITVSGAIEGYQFNEAAQELYGFFWREFCDWYLEMAKVDLGGDDEVKKGAAKRVLLTVLSEVMTLMHPIIPFVTQEIWSKLPGVTEPNLAKVLFPPLRPELISDAAESDMELLRSIVVGVRNIRAELNINPGVKLTALVHTESAAQAASLTENAAMISFLAKLETFQAGLDVAAPKASASAAAGACALYVPLSGAVDFDVEYLRLSKEEVKTVKELTVVEKKLGNDDFVSRAPAEVVAKEQEKQGALGERLARLRELKDRIKKLMAEE; encoded by the coding sequence ATGACCAGCGAGGCCCTTTCCAAGGGATATGAGCCGGCCGACGTCGAGGCCCGGTGGATTGCCTACTGGCAGGACGAAAAGACTTTCACCCCGGACCCCGACGGCCCGGGTGAGCCCTATTCCATTGTCATTCCGCCGCCCAACGTCACCGGCGCCCTGCACATGGGCCATGCCCTCAATATCACCATCCAGGACATCCTGTGCCGCTACCACCGCCAGAAGGGCCGCAAGGTGCTGTGGATTCCGGGCACGGACCATGCCGGCATCGCCACCCAGAACGTGGTGGAACGCTCCCTGGCCGCTGAAGGCTCCTCCCGCGAGGCCCTGGGCCGCGAAGCCTTCATCGAGCGCGTCTGGAAATGGCGCGAGGAGTACGGCGACAAGATTCTGACCCAGATCCGCCGCCTTGGCGCATCGGTCGACTGGAGCCGCGAGCGCTTCACCATGGACGAGGGCCTGTCCAAGGCCGTGCGCGAAGTGTTCGTGCGCCTCTATGAAGAGGGCCTGATCTATCAGGGCGACTACATCATCAACTGGTGCCCGCGCTGCCACACCGCCCTGGCCGACCTGGAAGTGGAATACGCCCCGCACATCGGCAAGCTCTACCACATCCGCTACCCGGTCGAGGGCACGGACGAATTCGTCACCGTGGCCACCACAAGGCCCGAAACGCTTCTTGGCGACACGGCCGTGGCCGTGCATCCCGAAGACGAACGCTACACCCACGTGGTCGGCAAGTTCGCCATCCTGCCCCTGGTTGGCCGGCGCATCCCGATCATTGCCGACGCCTATGTCGAACGCGAATTCGGCACCGGCTGCCTCAAGGTCACCCCGGCCCACGACATGAACGACTTCGAGCTTGGCCGCAAACACGGCCTGGAGGCCATTGCCGTCCAGGACGAGGCCGGGCGCATCAACGACAACGCCCCGGAAAAATATCGCGGCATGGACCGCACCGTGGCCCGCAAGGCCGTGGTCGAGGACCTCAAGGAATTAAAGCTCCTCGACGACATCCGCGACTACGAGCACAACGTGGGCGAGTGCTACCGCTGCCGCACGATCATCGAGCCGTTTGTCTCCAAGCAGTGGTTCGTCAAAACCAAGCCCCTGGCCACGGCGGCCCGGGCGGCGGTGGAAGACGGCCGCACCGCCATCCTGCCGGACCAGTGGACCAAGACCTATTACGACTGGCTGGACAACATCCGCGACTGGTGCGTGTCCCGGCAGATCTGGTGGGGACACCGCATCCCGGCCTGGACCTGCGACGCCTGCGGCGAACTGATTGTCTCGCGCGAAACCCCGACGGTCTGCCCGGCCTGCGGCGGCTCGCTTTTAACCCAGGATCCCGACGTCCTCGACACCTGGTTCTCCTCGGCCCTATGGCCCTTCTCGACCTTTGGCTGGCCCGACAACACCAAGGAACTGAGGACCTTCTACCCCACTTCGGTGCTCAGCACCGCCTTTGACATCCTCTTTTTCTGGGTGGCCCGCATGATGATGATGGGCCTGCATTTCATGGGCGAAGTGCCCTTCAAGCATGTCTACATCCATGCCCTGGTGCGCGACGCCGAGGGCCGCAAGATGAGCAAATCCCTGGGCAACGGCATCGACCCGCTGGCCATGATGGAGCGCTACGGCACCGACGCCCTGCGTTTCACCCTGGCCGCCTTTGCCGCCATGGGCCGCGACATCAAGCTGGCCGAAGACCGCATCGAGGGCTACCGCCACTTCATCAACAAGCTCTGGAACGCCACCCGCTTTGCCCTCATGCACGTGGGCGAAGGCGCGCCGGACATCACCCCGGCCGAGGCGGCCAAGGCCGGCCTGTGCCACGCCATGATCCTCTCGCGCCTGGAGCGGCTCAAGATCACCGTTTCCGGGGCCATTGAGGGCTACCAGTTCAACGAGGCCGCCCAGGAGCTCTACGGCTTCTTCTGGCGGGAATTTTGCGACTGGTACCTGGAAATGGCCAAGGTGGACCTCGGCGGCGACGACGAGGTGAAAAAGGGCGCGGCCAAGCGGGTGCTCTTGACCGTCCTGTCCGAAGTGATGACCCTCATGCATCCGATCATCCCCTTCGTCACCCAGGAAATCTGGAGCAAGCTGCCGGGCGTGACCGAGCCGAATCTGGCCAAGGTGCTCTTCCCGCCGCTGCGCCCCGAACTTATAAGCGACGCCGCCGAATCGGACATGGAACTGTTGCGCTCCATCGTGGTCGGCGTGCGCAACATCCGGGCCGAGCTCAATATCAACCCGGGCGTGAAGCTGACCGCCCTGGTCCACACCGAGTCTGCGGCCCAGGCCGCCTCGCTGACCGAAAACGCGGCCATGATCAGCTTCCTGGCCAAGCTCGAAACCTTCCAGGCCGGTCTGGACGTGGCGGCTCCCAAGGCCTCGGCCTCGGCCGCTGCCGGCGCCTGCGCGCTGTATGTGCCGCTGTCCGGCGCCGTGGACTTCGACGTGGAATATCTGCGCCTGTCCAAGGAAGAAGTGAAGACGGTCAAGGAACTGACCGTGGTGGAAAAAAAGCTCGGCAACGACGATTTCGTCTCCCGCGCCCCGGCCGAAGTAGTGGCCAAGGAGCAGGAGAAGCAGGGGGCGCTCGGCGAACGGCTGGCCCGCCTGCGCGAACTCAAGGACCGCATCAAGAAGCTGATGGCCGAAGAATAG
- the glgP gene encoding alpha-glucan family phosphorylase, giving the protein MQPLRVYSVVPKLPEKLKPLWDLAYNLLFSWNDDIVSLFAQVDRRLWRECYGNPVCFLNRLPQKTLETLAEDEFFVERLADLRQNLTTYLSRKTASIPFPDRDGTPVVAYFSLEYGISQSLPIYSGGLGILAGDHLKSASDLCVPLVGIGLCYQQGFFRQYLTPDGWQQERYPIYDFEQMPLTLCKGADGERILVTVDLKGERVTAQIWKAQVGRVSLYLMDTNVPENQPATRQLTNRLYGGDLETRVRQEYLLGIGGVRALEALGLKPKVIHMNEGHSAFAGLERIANFMDKHQLSFEAAMELVASSSVFTTHTPVPAGNDRFPPELIQAYFEDYAKRLGLAFKVLLALGREDPRNDTEHFCMTVLALKLSRFNNGVSQLHGVVSRKMWNRVWTQYPVEDVPIGAITNGVHVPTWVAQDLAALYDRYLGANWREDPDTSRVFSQAHLISDAELWRTHERLRERLVGYVRERLRDQLLARGAKSIELQNAEEVLDPQALTIGFARRFATYKRANMLLQDKERLIRIISNADRPVQFVFAGKAHPHDNEGKRLIQDLVQLCGTAPCRYNMVFLEDYDMEIASYLVQGVDVWLNTPRRPLEACGTSGMKAMCNGVLNFSTLDGWWAEAWKPDNSVGWAIGMGEEYEDAGYQDFVESQTLYNILENEIIPTFYERGHGNLPRNWIRKMKDSICQLTPVYNSHRMVEDYARIAYGPALENYNRLTREECAAAKDLASWRMDMMTKWGNLDIRNIRAGDPEVLHVGESVRVTTEVQLNGIRPQDVEVQIYAGRLDYEGKFAQRETVAMRPVETTADGWHLYMGEMRPAEAGRFGFTVRILPHHPLLLDSHSLGLIRWAQNV; this is encoded by the coding sequence ATGCAGCCGTTACGTGTCTATAGCGTCGTGCCGAAATTGCCGGAGAAGCTGAAACCGCTTTGGGATTTGGCCTACAACCTGCTTTTTTCCTGGAACGACGACATTGTGTCCTTGTTTGCCCAGGTGGATCGCCGGTTGTGGCGGGAGTGCTACGGGAACCCGGTGTGCTTCCTGAACCGCCTGCCCCAGAAGACCCTGGAAACCCTGGCCGAGGACGAATTTTTCGTCGAGCGGCTGGCCGATCTGCGCCAGAACCTGACCACCTACCTGTCGCGCAAGACCGCCTCGATTCCCTTCCCCGATCGCGACGGCACGCCGGTGGTGGCCTATTTCAGCCTGGAATACGGCATAAGCCAGAGCCTGCCCATCTACTCCGGCGGCCTTGGCATCCTGGCCGGCGACCATCTCAAATCGGCCAGCGACCTGTGCGTGCCGCTGGTTGGCATCGGCCTGTGCTACCAGCAGGGCTTTTTCCGCCAGTACCTCACCCCGGACGGCTGGCAGCAGGAACGCTACCCCATTTACGATTTCGAGCAGATGCCGCTGACCTTGTGCAAGGGGGCCGACGGGGAACGGATTCTCGTGACGGTCGATCTCAAGGGCGAGCGCGTCACGGCCCAGATCTGGAAGGCGCAGGTCGGCCGGGTGTCGCTGTATCTCATGGACACCAACGTGCCGGAAAACCAGCCGGCCACACGGCAGCTCACCAACCGCCTGTACGGCGGCGATCTGGAGACGCGGGTACGCCAGGAATACCTGCTCGGCATCGGCGGCGTCCGGGCCTTGGAGGCCCTGGGCTTAAAGCCCAAGGTCATCCACATGAACGAGGGCCATTCGGCCTTTGCCGGGTTGGAGCGCATCGCCAATTTCATGGACAAGCATCAGCTGTCCTTTGAGGCGGCCATGGAGCTGGTGGCCTCCAGTTCCGTGTTTACCACGCACACGCCGGTGCCGGCCGGCAACGACCGCTTCCCGCCGGAGCTCATTCAGGCCTATTTCGAGGACTATGCCAAGCGGCTCGGGCTGGCCTTCAAGGTGCTCCTCGCCCTTGGCCGCGAGGACCCGCGCAACGACACCGAACATTTCTGCATGACGGTGTTGGCGCTCAAGCTGTCGCGGTTCAACAACGGCGTGTCCCAGCTCCACGGCGTGGTGTCGCGCAAGATGTGGAACCGGGTCTGGACCCAGTATCCCGTGGAAGACGTGCCTATCGGGGCCATCACCAACGGCGTGCATGTGCCGACCTGGGTGGCCCAGGATCTGGCCGCGCTCTATGACCGCTATCTCGGGGCCAACTGGCGTGAGGACCCGGACACCAGCCGCGTCTTTTCCCAGGCCCATCTGATTTCCGACGCCGAGCTGTGGCGCACCCATGAACGTCTGCGCGAACGGCTGGTCGGCTATGTGCGCGAGCGGCTGCGCGACCAGTTGCTGGCTCGCGGCGCCAAGAGCATCGAACTGCAAAACGCCGAGGAAGTGCTTGATCCCCAGGCGCTCACCATCGGGTTTGCCCGGCGCTTTGCCACCTACAAGCGGGCCAACATGCTGCTCCAGGACAAGGAGCGCCTGATCCGCATCATTTCCAACGCCGACCGGCCCGTGCAGTTCGTCTTTGCCGGCAAGGCCCATCCCCACGACAACGAGGGCAAGCGCCTGATCCAGGATCTGGTGCAGTTGTGCGGCACGGCCCCGTGCCGCTACAATATGGTTTTTCTCGAAGACTACGACATGGAGATCGCCAGCTACCTGGTCCAGGGCGTGGACGTGTGGCTCAATACGCCCCGCCGGCCCCTTGAGGCCTGCGGCACCAGCGGCATGAAGGCCATGTGCAACGGCGTGCTCAACTTCTCCACCCTGGACGGCTGGTGGGCCGAGGCCTGGAAGCCCGACAACAGCGTGGGTTGGGCCATTGGCATGGGCGAGGAATACGAGGACGCCGGGTATCAGGATTTTGTGGAGAGCCAGACGCTTTATAACATTCTGGAAAATGAGATCATCCCGACCTTTTACGAGCGGGGCCACGGCAATTTGCCGCGCAACTGGATTCGCAAGATGAAGGATTCCATTTGCCAGCTGACCCCGGTCTACAACTCCCACCGCATGGTGGAAGACTATGCCCGCATCGCCTACGGGCCGGCGCTGGAAAACTACAACCGCCTGACCCGCGAGGAATGTGCCGCGGCCAAGGATCTGGCCTCCTGGCGCATGGACATGATGACCAAGTGGGGCAACCTGGACATCCGCAACATCCGGGCCGGCGACCCTGAGGTGCTGCATGTGGGCGAATCCGTGCGCGTCACGACGGAAGTGCAGTTAAACGGCATCCGCCCCCAGGACGTGGAAGTGCAGATTTACGCCGGCCGGCTGGACTACGAAGGCAAGTTTGCCCAGCGCGAGACCGTGGCCATGCGTCCGGTGGAAACCACCGCCGACGGCTGGCACCTCTACATGGGCGAGATGCGGCCGGCCGAGGCCGGCCGGTTCGGGTTTACCGTGCGCATCCTGCCGCACCATCCGCTGCTGCTTGATTCCCACAGCCTGGGGCTGATCCGCTGGGCGCAAAACGTGTAG